The Sorangiineae bacterium MSr11367 genome window below encodes:
- the glmS gene encoding glutamine--fructose-6-phosphate transaminase (isomerizing) — protein MCGIVAYVGERECAGILVDGLRMLEYRGYDSAGLALHTGRGVEIVRAVGKLTNLDQALAKNPLAGRIGIGHTRWATHGRPNEANAHPHVAGKVAVVHNGIIENHAALRQQLEAKGTRFSSDTDTEIVAHLIQEAMTEGAPSFGEAVRRALGRVKGAYGIAAVSGDAPDEIVVAKDSSPLVIGVGKDEMLAASDIPALLAHTRDVIFLEDGEMAVLRKSGATITKLDGTLVTRAARHIEWSASQAEKGGYKHFMLKEIMEQPRAIEDTIRGRINVSEADVVPEEIGISVALAKSITRVYFVACGTSAHAAMAGRYWVEQLAKLPSTVEIGSEVRYREPVFTPTDLVVAVSQSGETADTLAAVKAAKAQGAHVLAVANVLDSAIPRASEGALYTHAGPEIGVASTKCFTTQLAALLMLAVYLGRRRGTLVQDEARRVLGGLLRGAHDMRTVLEQKDKIQFIAKKFHRSRDMLFLGRGTGFPIALEGALKLKEISYIHAEGYAAGEMKHGPIALIDEEMPVVVLCPKDAHYEKTVSNLEEVRAREGIVIAVCTQGDAEVARLVTPSISQIPSRSPRQSFALSEPDVVEIPEVEPEILPLLTVVPLQLLAYYIADYKGTDVDQPRNLAKTVTVE, from the coding sequence ATGTGCGGAATCGTGGCTTACGTTGGCGAACGAGAGTGTGCAGGCATTCTGGTCGATGGTCTGCGGATGCTCGAATACCGCGGGTATGACTCGGCCGGGCTCGCCCTTCACACGGGACGCGGCGTTGAAATCGTTCGCGCCGTCGGCAAGCTGACCAACCTCGATCAAGCCCTCGCGAAGAATCCGCTCGCCGGCCGAATCGGCATCGGCCACACGCGGTGGGCCACCCATGGCCGTCCCAACGAGGCGAACGCCCATCCGCACGTCGCGGGCAAGGTCGCGGTCGTTCACAACGGCATCATCGAGAACCACGCGGCCTTGCGCCAGCAGCTCGAGGCGAAGGGCACGCGTTTCAGCAGCGACACGGACACGGAAATCGTGGCCCACCTCATTCAAGAGGCGATGACCGAGGGCGCGCCTTCGTTCGGCGAGGCGGTGCGCCGCGCGCTCGGCCGCGTGAAGGGGGCCTACGGCATTGCCGCGGTCAGCGGCGATGCCCCCGACGAGATCGTGGTGGCCAAAGACTCCTCGCCGCTGGTCATCGGCGTGGGCAAAGACGAGATGCTCGCGGCGAGCGACATCCCCGCGCTGCTGGCGCACACGCGCGACGTCATCTTCCTCGAGGACGGCGAGATGGCCGTGCTCCGCAAATCGGGCGCGACCATCACGAAGCTCGATGGAACCTTGGTCACCCGCGCCGCGCGGCACATCGAGTGGTCCGCCTCGCAGGCCGAAAAGGGCGGGTACAAGCACTTCATGCTCAAGGAGATCATGGAGCAGCCCCGCGCCATCGAGGACACCATCCGCGGGCGCATCAACGTGAGCGAGGCCGACGTGGTGCCGGAGGAAATCGGCATCTCCGTCGCCTTGGCGAAGAGCATCACGCGCGTCTACTTCGTGGCGTGCGGCACCAGCGCGCACGCGGCGATGGCCGGTCGCTACTGGGTCGAGCAGCTCGCGAAGCTGCCCTCCACCGTGGAAATCGGCAGCGAGGTGCGCTACCGCGAGCCGGTCTTCACGCCGACGGATCTCGTCGTGGCGGTGAGCCAGAGCGGTGAGACGGCGGACACCTTGGCCGCGGTGAAGGCCGCCAAGGCGCAGGGCGCGCACGTGCTCGCGGTGGCGAACGTGCTCGACAGCGCGATCCCGCGCGCGTCGGAAGGTGCGCTGTACACGCATGCCGGGCCGGAGATCGGCGTGGCCTCGACGAAGTGCTTCACCACGCAGCTGGCCGCGTTGCTCATGCTGGCCGTCTACCTCGGGCGCCGCCGCGGCACCCTGGTGCAAGACGAAGCCCGCCGCGTGCTCGGCGGATTGCTGCGGGGCGCGCACGACATGCGCACCGTGTTGGAGCAAAAGGACAAGATTCAGTTCATCGCGAAGAAGTTCCACCGCTCGCGCGACATGCTCTTTTTGGGACGCGGCACGGGATTCCCGATTGCCCTCGAGGGCGCGCTCAAGCTGAAGGAAATTTCGTACATCCACGCGGAGGGCTATGCCGCGGGCGAGATGAAGCACGGCCCCATCGCGCTCATCGACGAAGAGATGCCCGTGGTGGTCTTGTGCCCCAAAGACGCCCACTACGAGAAGACCGTGTCGAACCTCGAAGAGGTGCGTGCACGCGAGGGCATCGTGATCGCCGTCTGCACCCAAGGCGATGCCGAGGTGGCGCGCCTCGTCACACCGAGCATTTCGCAGATCCCTTCGCGTTCACCGCGCCAGTCCTTCGCCCTCTCGGAGCCCGACGTCGTCGAGATACCCGAGGTCGAGCCGGAGATTTTGCCACTGCTGACCGTGGTGCCGCTGCAATTGCTGGCCTACTACATTGCCGATTACAAAGGCACCGACGTCGACCAGCCGCGCAATCTGGCCAAGACCGTCACGGTCGAGTAA
- a CDS encoding site-specific DNA-methyltransferase, with amino-acid sequence MPDPKVAYCTYDGSGELLYGDNLAVLKALAAKYGESVTLAYLDPPFLTNRVHHAKKKGKTLDDRTELPAFDDRWTDRAAYLEAIGERLVAVRELLLPHGSVVIHVDPKTSHYVKVLCDEIFGDDCFASEIVWRYRRWPSKTPNFQRVHDVLLRYRKDARHAPRWNTLYEPLAASTLATWGANKQRAVYAESGRRARSSTTREATAGVPMGDVWEIGVIAPVARERTGYPSQKPEALLERLLQSLSDPGDLVLDPYAGSGTTLSVAARLGRRFVGIDASEVAIATATRRLSALETPSVPAYGSAVPSPSR; translated from the coding sequence ATGCCCGACCCAAAGGTTGCATACTGCACGTATGATGGATCGGGGGAGCTCCTTTATGGAGACAACCTGGCGGTCTTGAAGGCGCTGGCGGCCAAGTACGGGGAGTCGGTGACGCTGGCGTACCTCGATCCGCCGTTTCTGACCAACCGCGTCCATCATGCGAAAAAGAAGGGCAAAACGCTCGACGATCGGACGGAGTTGCCGGCGTTCGATGACCGCTGGACCGATAGGGCGGCCTACTTGGAGGCCATCGGGGAGCGGCTCGTGGCCGTGCGGGAGTTGCTGTTGCCGCACGGCTCGGTGGTCATCCACGTCGATCCGAAGACCAGCCACTATGTAAAGGTGCTCTGTGACGAGATCTTTGGCGACGACTGCTTCGCCAGCGAGATCGTGTGGAGGTACCGGCGCTGGCCATCGAAGACGCCCAACTTTCAGCGCGTGCACGATGTGTTGCTGCGTTATCGCAAGGATGCGCGGCATGCCCCGCGGTGGAATACGCTGTACGAGCCGCTTGCGGCGTCGACGTTGGCGACGTGGGGCGCCAACAAGCAGCGGGCGGTGTATGCGGAAAGTGGAAGGCGGGCGCGATCCTCGACGACGCGCGAGGCCACAGCCGGTGTGCCGATGGGGGACGTCTGGGAGATCGGCGTCATTGCACCCGTCGCGCGGGAACGGACGGGCTATCCCTCGCAAAAACCCGAAGCCCTGCTGGAGCGCTTGCTTCAATCCTTGAGCGATCCCGGTGACTTGGTGCTGGACCCCTACGCTGGGAGCGGTACGACCCTGTCGGTGGCGGCTCGACTGGGGCGGCGCTTCGTGGGCATCGATGCGAGCGAGGTAGCGATTGCAACCGCGACCCGGAGGCTTTCGGCGCTTGAGACGCCGAGCGTCCCCGCGTACGGTAGCGCGGTTCCCTCTCCCTCGCGGTAA
- a CDS encoding M20/M25/M40 family metallo-hydrolase: MPLVFPAGAESELQRLAGSILVGGHAYDYVRDLSDAHGPRLTGSAVLAGAARWAVESFRRAGLEGARIEEFTISHGWERREARARMLAPLERPLHVSAVGWSAPMPQGGVRGRVLVLDLEDSMRLRESELRGAIVMLSSRAMVREKRLARLRAVKTLAQAGVAAIVFHLPKPNHVMLAHAGLFPREQPLPVPLLDISLEDGAVVQRAVEKGQVTLELSNPSPLLGPAKVPNVVADIRGSEHPDEIVLVGAHLDAWDFGTGAQDNGTGVASVLEAARAIRALGRAPKRTLRFALWGGEEQGLLGSRAYVKAHAGELDRTVMVLNTDLGSGPPKGWIADGRPDVTQRLGPLAKSWLSGLGADTLQTEMSCQSDHCPFWLEGVPTLNLDVDATHYFEVHHQSGDTLDKVSPGLLASGAAAVAVTALGIADLPERIAPRIDRATVVAHAKEGKLFESLVEDELLTE, encoded by the coding sequence ATGCCCCTCGTGTTCCCCGCCGGGGCGGAGTCCGAGCTTCAACGGCTCGCGGGAAGCATCTTGGTGGGCGGCCACGCCTACGATTACGTGCGCGATCTGTCCGATGCGCATGGGCCGCGCCTCACGGGGTCGGCGGTTCTCGCCGGGGCTGCGCGCTGGGCGGTGGAAAGCTTCCGGCGCGCGGGGCTCGAGGGGGCGCGCATCGAGGAATTCACGATTTCGCACGGCTGGGAGCGGCGTGAGGCGCGGGCGCGGATGCTCGCGCCCCTGGAGCGGCCGCTCCACGTTTCGGCGGTGGGATGGTCCGCGCCCATGCCCCAAGGCGGCGTGCGCGGGCGCGTGCTGGTGCTCGATCTCGAAGACTCGATGCGCTTGCGCGAAAGCGAATTGCGCGGCGCCATCGTCATGCTTTCCAGCCGCGCGATGGTGCGGGAGAAGCGGCTTGCGCGCCTCCGCGCGGTCAAGACGCTCGCACAGGCGGGGGTAGCGGCCATTGTTTTTCATCTGCCGAAGCCCAATCACGTGATGCTCGCGCACGCCGGGCTGTTCCCGCGTGAGCAACCCCTACCGGTGCCGCTCCTGGACATCAGCCTCGAAGACGGCGCCGTGGTGCAGCGCGCCGTGGAGAAGGGGCAAGTGACCCTCGAGCTTTCCAACCCGAGCCCCCTGCTCGGACCGGCGAAGGTGCCGAACGTCGTGGCCGACATCCGCGGTTCCGAGCACCCCGACGAGATCGTGCTCGTGGGCGCGCACCTCGATGCATGGGATTTCGGCACAGGCGCGCAAGACAATGGCACGGGGGTCGCCTCGGTGCTCGAGGCCGCGCGGGCCATCCGCGCCCTCGGCCGTGCACCGAAGCGCACGTTGCGGTTTGCCTTGTGGGGCGGCGAAGAGCAGGGCCTTTTGGGCTCGCGCGCTTATGTGAAGGCGCACGCGGGCGAACTCGATCGCACCGTGATGGTGCTCAACACCGATCTGGGCTCCGGCCCGCCCAAAGGATGGATCGCCGACGGCCGCCCCGACGTGACCCAGCGCCTCGGGCCGCTGGCCAAATCATGGCTGTCGGGCCTCGGCGCCGACACGCTCCAAACGGAGATGAGCTGCCAATCGGACCATTGTCCATTTTGGCTCGAGGGCGTGCCCACCCTCAACCTCGACGTGGATGCGACGCACTACTTCGAAGTGCACCATCAATCCGGCGACACCCTCGACAAGGTCTCCCCGGGGTTGCTGGCCAGCGGTGCAGCCGCCGTAGCCGTCACCGCCCTTGGTATCGCCGATCTGCCCGAACGCATCGCTCCCCGCATCGACCGCGCCACCGTCGTCGCCCACGCAAAGGAGGGCAAGCTGTTCGAGTCCCTCGTCGAGGACGAGCTCCTGACGGAATAG
- a CDS encoding methyl-accepting chemotaxis protein, whose product MKLTSRQLAYLFVTAGVTIFAFSQNQQLGTWLLAVGGVGVFMTLIAALENPGGGGAEQLGPIADALRQVANGQRPVLPAGANPQLAHAFDELAKVMDARTRELGEHTARDTDLAEAERALDEVGRRLVEGVSLQASAAEETSKLIREMTSAIREMAAHVEQLTSSAEESSSSILEMTATNDEVAENVGELAGSVRETVSSIEEMAYSIKEVAKNVDALSLTAEETSSSMNEMDVSIDQVQSNANETARLSEEVALDAEKGAEAILKTISEIYRIKESSQEAVSVISNLGSRIEAIGQIVNVIDDVAEQTNLLALNAAIIAAQAGEQGKGFAVVADEIKDLAERAGTSTREITDLIKTVQSESKNAIAAVERGAHNVDRGVEVSNEAERALKKILESSQKSTNMVRAIARATVEQAKGSKQVTDAIGRIAETVQQIAAATAQQARGSELIMKSAEKMRLITQHVERSSQEQSRGGRQITSAIENISAMVNQLNVTHRTQSRGSEQVLNAAGRIEESARQQETSLRQLNAALERMRKITPR is encoded by the coding sequence ATGAAGCTTACGTCTCGACAACTGGCCTATCTTTTCGTGACGGCCGGCGTCACAATCTTCGCCTTCTCTCAGAACCAGCAGCTCGGCACGTGGCTGCTCGCGGTGGGAGGCGTGGGCGTGTTCATGACCTTGATCGCCGCCCTCGAAAATCCCGGCGGCGGGGGCGCCGAGCAGCTCGGCCCCATCGCGGATGCGCTCCGGCAAGTCGCCAACGGGCAACGCCCCGTGCTTCCCGCGGGCGCCAACCCGCAGCTCGCCCACGCCTTCGACGAACTGGCGAAGGTGATGGACGCCCGCACCCGCGAGCTGGGCGAGCACACGGCCCGCGATACGGATCTCGCCGAGGCGGAGCGCGCGCTGGACGAAGTGGGTCGACGGCTCGTCGAGGGGGTGAGCTTGCAGGCGTCGGCCGCGGAGGAGACGTCGAAGTTGATCCGCGAGATGACCTCGGCCATCCGCGAGATGGCGGCTCACGTGGAACAACTGACGTCGAGCGCGGAAGAGTCGAGTTCCTCGATTCTGGAGATGACTGCGACGAACGACGAGGTCGCGGAGAACGTGGGCGAGCTCGCCGGAAGCGTGCGCGAGACGGTGAGCTCCATCGAGGAGATGGCCTACTCGATCAAAGAGGTCGCGAAGAACGTCGACGCCCTCTCGCTCACCGCCGAGGAGACGAGCTCCTCGATGAACGAGATGGACGTCTCCATCGACCAGGTGCAGTCGAACGCCAACGAGACGGCGCGCCTGTCGGAAGAAGTGGCCCTCGACGCCGAAAAGGGCGCAGAAGCCATTTTGAAGACGATCAGCGAGATCTACCGCATCAAGGAGAGCTCGCAGGAAGCGGTCAGCGTCATCAGCAACCTGGGTTCGCGGATCGAAGCCATCGGCCAGATCGTGAACGTCATCGACGACGTGGCCGAGCAGACGAACCTGCTGGCGCTCAACGCGGCCATCATCGCCGCGCAGGCCGGTGAGCAGGGCAAGGGCTTCGCGGTCGTGGCCGACGAGATCAAGGACTTGGCCGAGCGCGCGGGAACGAGCACGCGCGAGATCACCGATTTGATCAAGACGGTGCAGAGCGAAAGCAAGAATGCGATCGCCGCCGTGGAGCGCGGCGCGCACAACGTCGATCGCGGCGTCGAGGTTTCCAACGAAGCCGAGCGGGCGCTGAAGAAGATTCTCGAGAGCAGCCAGAAGTCGACCAACATGGTGCGCGCGATCGCGCGGGCCACGGTGGAGCAGGCGAAGGGCTCCAAGCAAGTGACGGACGCCATCGGCCGCATCGCCGAGACGGTGCAGCAGATCGCCGCGGCGACGGCGCAGCAGGCACGCGGGTCGGAGCTCATCATGAAGAGCGCCGAGAAGATGCGCCTCATCACGCAGCACGTGGAGCGCAGCTCGCAAGAGCAGTCGCGCGGCGGGCGGCAGATCACCAGCGCCATCGAGAACATCTCGGCGATGGTGAATCAGCTCAACGTGACGCATCGGACGCAGTCGCGCGGGAGCGAGCAGGTGCTCAACGCCGCGGGACGCATCGAGGAGAGCGCACGCCAGCAAGAGACGTCGCTGCGTCAGCTCAATGCCGCGCTGGAGCGGATGCGGAAGATCACGCCACGGTGA
- a CDS encoding S1 family peptidase, with product MSRTALAAMFAACTAACAAPSMSYVAAARVKEDKAPRFFPPPLAIATAEDAVVRVVGRHVTCSGTLVEDDLVLTAHHCVVERGPSGGFTGKTLAGKDVRIELGGDYLAWGYVGVTHVVAPPCGESGGAGDLAILVLQRKLVGLGTMTARLDGPPKIGEPVDPVGFGRCALSADGIHRSVRRGGTVAAIGPGTLSLDASICPGDSGGPLLARGGHEVVGVVSQSAMDGDERTSSDSIATRLDRFRMVFANARLIADGMSPSEVPPLTCEK from the coding sequence ATGAGTCGAACCGCGCTTGCGGCGATGTTCGCCGCGTGTACCGCAGCCTGCGCTGCGCCCTCCATGTCGTACGTGGCCGCGGCCCGCGTCAAAGAGGACAAGGCTCCGCGCTTCTTTCCGCCGCCCCTCGCCATCGCCACGGCGGAGGACGCCGTCGTGCGCGTCGTGGGCCGGCACGTCACCTGTTCCGGCACCTTGGTGGAAGACGACCTGGTCCTCACCGCCCACCATTGCGTGGTCGAGCGCGGTCCGTCGGGCGGCTTCACCGGAAAGACACTCGCGGGAAAGGATGTCCGCATCGAGCTGGGGGGCGACTACCTCGCGTGGGGCTACGTGGGCGTGACCCACGTGGTCGCGCCGCCCTGCGGCGAATCGGGCGGCGCCGGCGACCTCGCCATCCTCGTCCTCCAACGCAAGCTCGTGGGCCTGGGCACCATGACCGCGCGCCTCGACGGCCCGCCGAAAATCGGTGAGCCGGTGGATCCGGTCGGCTTTGGCCGCTGCGCGCTTTCGGCCGACGGCATCCACCGCTCCGTGCGTCGTGGTGGCACCGTCGCCGCGATCGGCCCGGGCACCCTCTCGCTCGATGCATCGATTTGCCCTGGCGATTCCGGCGGCCCACTGCTCGCGCGCGGCGGTCACGAGGTCGTGGGCGTGGTGAGTCAAAGCGCGATGGACGGCGACGAGCGCACGAGCAGCGATTCCATCGCCACGCGCCTCGATCGCTTCCGCATGGTGTTCGCGAATGCCCGCCTCATCGCCGACGGCATGTCCCCGAGCGAGGTGCCTCCGCTCACGTGCGAAAAGTAG